One Camelina sativa cultivar DH55 chromosome 3, Cs, whole genome shotgun sequence genomic window carries:
- the LOC104778458 gene encoding poly(A)-specific ribonuclease PARN has translation MRRHKQWPLRPLLAYSFCSSAAERVSTSTAAAATAAFPLKHVTRSNFETTLNDLRALVKAADFVAIDLEMTGVTSAPWRDSLEFDRYDVRYLKVKDSAEKFAVVQFGVCPFRWDSRTQSFVSHPHNFFVFPRQELTFDPPAHEFLCQTTSMDFLAKYQFDFNTCIHEGISYLSRRQEEDASKRLETLYSEEGIDSSGETEDLKLVRLADVLFAERMKNMLNEWRTGLLHGGNVSSESPRISNGSTQSTETVFHHMRPALSLKGFTSHQLRVIISVLGKHFGDLVYLHSDDKSSCSQDFVVYTESESDKENLMKEAKDERKRVGERKIQSAIGFRQVIDLLASEKKLIVGHNCFLDIAHVYSKFVGPLPSTAEKFVASINSHFPYIVDTKILLNVNPMLHQRMKKSSTSLSSAFSSLCPQIEFSSRSSDSHLQQRLKIDVEVDNIRCSNWNAGGKHEAGYDAFMTGCIFAQACNHLGFDFTQHSQSDNLAHNEKLEKYINRLYLSWTRGDIIDLRTGHTNADNWRVSKFKYENIVLIWNFPRKLKAREIKECICKAFGSVSVISVYHIDDSAVFVLFKNSELVCDFLKLKRQLESSDGPVSVLHPLSKILEGGNTGAADYEAYKEICSSHISEILFSDQAETVGVKSRTRPDPQDETDRREESTVAVTHKASDLIDAFLANRVEVETATTN, from the exons ATGCGCCGGCACAAGCAATGGCCTTTGAGGCCTCTTCTTGCCTACAGCTTCTGCTCTTCGGCGGCGGAGAGAGTTAGTACCTCAACGGCTGCGGCGGCGACGGCGGCTTTTCCGTTGAAGCATGTGACGAGGTCGAACTTCGAGACGACGCTGAATGATCTGCGTGCACTCGTGAAGGCTGCGGATTTCGTGGCGATTGACCTAGAGATGACTGGCGTGACGAGCGCGCCGTGGCGAGACTCCTTAGAGTTCGACCGCTACGACGTCAGATACCTCAAAGTCAAAGACTCCGCCGAGAAATTCGCCGTCGTTCAGTTCGGCGTATGTCCCTTTCGTTGGGATTCTCGAACTCAGTCATTCGTTTCCCACCC GCACAATTTCTTTGTATTTCCTCGGCAAGAGCTCACATTTGATCCACCAGCTCATGAGTTTCTCTGCCAGACGACTTCCATGGATTTTCTCGCCAAGTATCAATTTGATTTCAACACTTGCATACATGAAG GAATATCTTATTTGTCCAGACGACAAGAGGAAGACGCAAGTAAGCGTTTGGAAACGCTATACAGCGAGGAGGGGATTGATTCATCGGGTGAAACAGAGGATTTAAAGTTGGTGCGATTGGCGGATGTTCTATTCGCTGAAAGGATGAAGAACATGCTGAATGAATGGCGGACTGGCCTGTTACATGGTGGGAATGTATCCTCTGAGTCTCCAAGGATCTCAAATGGATCAACTCAGAGTACTGAAACCGTGTTTCACCACATGCGTCCAGCTCTCAGCCTCAAGGGTTTCACTTCTCATCAGCTCAGAGTTATTATCTCG GTTTTAGGAAAGCATTTTGGAGATCTTGTCTACTTACATTCAGATGATAAAAGTTCATGTTCACAAGACTTTGTAGTGTACACTGAATCAGAATCGGACAAGGAAAATCTCATG AAGGAGGCAAAGGATGAGCGCAAGAGAGTGGGGGAAAGAAAAATACAATCTGCAATCGGCTTCCGTCAAGTGATTGATCTACTTGCTTCAGAGAAGAAGTTGATTGTTGGCCACAATTGTTTCCTCG ATATTGCACATGTATACAGCAAATTTGTTGGTCCTCTTCCTTCAACAGCTGAGAAATTCGTCGCCTCCATCAACAGTCACTTTCCTTACATTGTTGACACCAAAATACTCTTAAATGTGAACCCAATGTTGCATCAGCGGATGAAGAAGTCCAGTACATCACTATCCTCCGCGTTTTCTTCGTTATGTCCGCAAATCGAGTTTTCttcaagatcctcggactcgcATCTTCAGCAGCGTCTCAAGATTGATGTTGAAGTAGACAACATCAG GTGTTCTAACTGGAATGCAGGAGGAAAACATGAAGCCggttatgatgctttcatgacaGGTTGCATCTTTGCGCAGGCATGCAATCATCTAGGGTTCGACTTCACACAGCATTCGCAATCAGATAACTTGGCCCATAATGAGAAACTTGAGAAGTACATCAACCGTCTTTATCTCAGCTGGACTAGAGGTGATATCATCGACCTTCGAACAGGCCACACTAATGCAGATAACTGGCGAGTCTCAAAGTTTAAGTACGAGAATATTGTCCTCATCTGGAACTTCCCACGAAAACTGAAGGCTAGAGAGATCAAAGAATGCATCTGCAAAGCCTTTGGCTCGGTTTCCGTCATCTCTGTCTACCACATTGATGACTCTGCGGTTTTTGTCTTGTTCAAGAATTCAGAACTTGTCTGTGACTTCCTAAAGCTTAAGCGGCAGCTGGAGTCAAGCGATGGTCCAGTTTCGGTTCTTCACCCATTATCCAAGATCCTCGAAGGTGGAAACACTGGAGCTGCAGACTACGAAGCATACAAAGAGATTTGCAGCTCTCATATCTCAGAGATCCTATTCTCTGACCAAGCTGAAACAGTTGGTGTGAAATCGAGAACAAGACCCGACCCACAAGATGAGACtgatagaagagaagagagcacAGTCGCTGTGACTCACAAAGCATCGGATTTGATTGATGCTTTTTTGGCCAATAGAGTTGAAGTCGAAACTGCTACGACTAATTAA
- the LOC104778460 gene encoding cysteine synthase 2-like yields the protein MAPVKVTGAVVAAAAMVLLSSYCYWSFFIRLSEKKKRKRKEKLSMRNGLVDAIGNTPLIRINSLSEATGCEILGKCEFLNPGGSVKDRVAVKIIQEALESGKLFPGGVVTEGSAGSTAISLATVAPAYGCKCHVVIPDDAAIEKSQIIEALGATVERVRPVSITHKDHFVNIARRRAEEANELASKRRLERESNGIHQAKTNGCTVAEEKEPSFFSDSVTGGFFADQFENLANYRAHYEGTGPEIWHQTHGNIDAFVAAAGTAGTLAGVSRFLQEKNERVKCFLIDPPGSGLYNKVTRGVMYTREEAEGRRLKNPFDTITEGIGINRLTKNFLMAKLDGGFRGTDKEAVEMSRFLLENDGLFLGSSSAMNCVGAVRVAQTLGPGHTIVTILCDSGMRHLSKFHDPKYLDRYGLSPTAIGLEFLGIK from the exons ATGGCGCCTGTTAAGGTAACTGGCGCTGTTGTTGCTGCAGCGGCGATGGTGTTGCTTTCTTCTTACTGTTACTGGAGCTTCTTCATCCGCCTctccgagaagaagaagaggaagaggaaggagaagctGAGTATGAGAAACGGGCTCGTCGATGCCATTGGCAATACTCCTCTGATTCGTATCAATAGTCTCTCTGAGGCTACTGGATGTGAG ATTCTTGGTAAATGCGAGTTTTTGAATCCAGGAGGTAGCGTTAAAGATAGAGTTGCTGTGAAGATCATTCAAGAG gcTTTGGAATCTGGTAAGCTATTCCCGGGAGGAGTTGTAACAGAGGGTAGTGCGGGGAGTACTGCCATTAGTCTTGCTACGGTTGCTCCAGCATACGGGTGTAAATGTCATGTTGTTATACCTGATGATGCTGCTATTGAAAAG TCTCAAATAATTGAAGCCCTTGGAGCTACTGTTGAGAGGGTGAGGCCAGTCTCAATAACTCACAAAGATCACTTTGTCAACATTGCCAGGCGACGGGCTGAGGAAGCAAACGAGTTAGCATCAAAGAGAAGACTAGAACGCGAATCAAATGGCATACACCAGGCGAAAACTAATGGTTGCACAGTTGCGGAAGAGAAAGAGCCTTCCTTTTTCTCAGATTCAGTTACAGGTGGCTTCTTCGCAGATCAATTTGAAAACTTGGCAAATTATAGGGCTCACTATGAAGGTACTGGCCCTGAAATCTGGCACCAGACTCATGGCAACATCGACGCCTTTGTTGCTGCTGCGGGTACCGCCGGTACTTTAGCTGGCGTTTCAAGGTTTCTGCAG GAAAAGAATGAAAGAGTTAAATGCTTCCTGATCGATCCTCCTGGATCCGGTCTGTACAATAAAGTAACACGGGGAGTGATGTACACAAGAGAGGAAGCTGAAGGGCGTCGACTAAAGAACCCATTTGATACAATAACAGAAGGGATAGGAATCAACAGGCTTACTAAAAACTTCCTCATGGCAAAACTTGATGGCGGTTTTCGTGGTACTGATAAAGAAGCGGTTGAGATGTCGAG GTTTCTTCTGGAGAATGATGGGCTTTTTCTTGGTAGCTCCTCAGCTATGAACTGTGTTGGGGCAGTGAGGGTGGCTCAAACCCTTGGTCCTGGTCACACAATTGTCACCATTCTTTGTGATAGCGGAATGAGACATCTAAGCAAGTTTCACGACCCTAAGTACTTGGATCGATATGGATTGAGTCCAACCGCTATCGGATTAGAGTTCCTCGGCATTAAGTGA
- the LOC104779385 gene encoding pentatricopeptide repeat-containing protein At1g55890, mitochondrial-like: protein MSSLSRVLRGISTIRRFSSAATVASETTAVSAAISPPQKSLASIVNGERNPKQIVEKFKKACESDRFRNNIAVYDRTVRRLVAAKRLNYVEEILEEQKKYRDMSKEGFAARIISLYGKAGLFEKAQKVFDEMPERNCKRSVLSFNALLSAYGLSKKFDVVVELFNELPGKLSIKPDIVSYNTLIKALCEKGSLPEAVALLDEIENKGLKPDIVTFNTILLSSYLKGQFELGEXR, encoded by the coding sequence ATGTCGTCTCTATCTCGTGTTCTCCGTGGCATTTCTACGATCCGCCGTTTTTCCTCCGCCGCCACCGTAGCCTCCGAAACCACGGCAGTCTCGGCCGCAATCTCGCCACCTCAAAAGTCACTTGCCAGTATAGTAAATGGCGAACGAAACCCCAAACAGATCGTGGAGAAGTTCAAGAAGGCATGTGAGTCGGATCGGTTCCGGAATAACATAGCCGTGTACGATAGAACCGTGCGCCGCCTCGTCGCAGCTAAGAGATTAAACTATGTCGAAGAGATTTTGGAGGAGCAGAAGAAGTACCGCGACATGTCAAAGGAAGGATTCGCGGCGAGGATCATTTCTCTCTACGGGAAAGCGGGTCTGTTTGAAAAAGCCCAgaaggtgttcgacgaaatgcctgaaAGAAACTGCAAAAGGTCAGTGTTATCCTTCAATGCCTTGCTTAGTGCATATGGGCTTTCCAAGAAATTCGATGTGGTTGTAGAACTTTTCAACGAGTTACCAGGAAAGTTATCAATCAAACCAGATATTGTATCTTACAACACTTTGATCAAGGCGTTGTGTGAGAAGGGTTCTTTACCCGAAGCTGTTGCATTGCTTGATGAGATCGAGAACAAGGGTTTGAAACCTGATATAGTCACATTCAACACAATTCTACTGTCGTCGTATCTAAAGGGACAGTTCGAGCTAGGGGAAGANAGATAA
- the LOC104778459 gene encoding pentatricopeptide repeat-containing protein At1g55890, mitochondrial-like, translating into MSSLSRVLRGISTIRRFSSAATVASETTAVSAAISPPQKSLASIVNGERNPKQIVEKFKKACESDRFRNNIAVYDRTVRRLVAAKRLNYVEEILEEQKKYRDMSKEGFAARIISLYGKAGLFEKAQKVFDEMPERNCKRSVLSFNALLSAYGLSKKFDVVVELFNELPGKLSIKPDIVSYNTLIKALCEKGSLPEAVALLDEIENKGLKPDIVTFNTILLSSYLKGQFELGEEIWAKMLEKNLAIDVRTYNARLLGLANEVKSKELVSLFEELKASGIKPDVFSFNAMIRGSINEGKMDEAESWYKEIMNHGYRPDKATFGLLLPAMCKAGDFESAIELCKETFSKRYLVGPTTLQQVVDELVKGSKREEAEEIVEIAKTNDFLKFKLNLPSQEE; encoded by the coding sequence ATGTCGTCTCTATCTCGTGTTCTCCGTGGCATTTCTACGATCCGCCGTTTTTCCTCCGCCGCCACCGTAGCCTCCGAAACCACGGCAGTCTCGGCCGCAATCTCGCCACCTCAAAAGTCACTTGCCAGTATAGTAAATGGCGAACGAAACCCCAAACAGATCGTGGAGAAGTTCAAGAAGGCATGTGAGTCGGATCGGTTCCGGAATAACATAGCCGTGTACGATAGAACCGTGCGCCGCCTCGTCGCAGCTAAGAGATTAAACTATGTCGAAGAGATTTTGGAGGAGCAGAAGAAGTACCGCGACATGTCAAAGGAAGGATTCGCGGCGAGGATCATTTCTCTCTACGGGAAAGCGGGTCTGTTTGAAAAAGCCCAgaaggtgttcgacgaaatgcctgaaAGAAACTGCAAAAGGTCAGTGTTATCCTTCAATGCCTTGCTTAGTGCATATGGGCTTTCCAAGAAATTCGATGTGGTTGTAGAACTTTTCAACGAGTTACCAGGAAAGTTATCAATCAAACCAGATATTGTATCTTACAACACTTTGATCAAGGCATTGTGTGAGAAGGGTTCTTTACCCGAAGCTGTTGCATTGCTTGATGAGATTGAGAACAAGGGTTTGAAACCTGATATAGTCACATTCAACACAATTCTACTGTCGTCGTATCTAAAGGGACAGTTCGAGCTAGGGGAAGAGATATGGGCTAAAATGTTGGAGAAGAATCTAGCGATAGATGTCAGGACTTACAATGCTCGGTTGCTTGGGTTAGCCAACGAGGTGAAATCAAAAGAGCTAGTTAGTCTCTTCGAAGAACTGAAGGCTAGTGGGATCAAACCTGATGTTTTCAGTTTCAATGCTATGATTAGAGGGTCTATCAATGAAGGAAAAATGGATGAAGCTGAGTCGTGGTACAAAGAAATTATGAACCATGGGTATCGTCCTGATAAAGCCACGTTTGGTTTATTGCTACCTGCTATGTGTAAAGCAGGCGACTTTGAGTCTGCGATTGAGCTCTGCAAGGAGACATTCAGTAAGCGGTATCTTGTCGGTCCAACAACGTTGCAGCAGGTAGTTGATGAATTGGTGAAAGGGtccaagagagaagaagctgaggagATTGTGGAGATTGCAAAGACCAATGATTTCTTAAAGTTCAAGCTAAATTTGCCGTCCCAGGAAGAGTAG
- the LOC104778461 gene encoding mitochondrial import inner membrane translocase subunit TIM50 isoform X2 encodes MASIVLRSRILSRLTKPRSRNLRLFSSAEASSSNSTSRYQGISSGQSVFSDFPPPNQPLPPPPPQAEAAAAAAVGKERKGLKYLGYALTWALTGATAATGYASFAYTMDEVNEKTKAFRESAKKTPVINSSGIDKYQTMLYSTAMTGSAKAIDKYLELREIVEEHVKGFAEPPSEKLLPDLHPAEQHAFTLVLDLNETLLYTDWKRERGWRTFKRPGVDAFLEHLGKFYEIVVYTDQMDMNLGPICEKLDPNRVIRFALGRVATKYENGKHYRDLSKLNRDPKKILYVSGNAFETTLQPENSVPIKPYKLEADDTALVDLIPFLEYVARNAPADIRPVLASYERKDIAKEFLDRSIEYQKRMQEQRGQGRFWRR; translated from the exons ATGGCGTCTATAGTTCTTCGATCTCGTATTTTGTCAAGATTGACGAAGCCTAGATCTCGTAACCTGAGATTATTCTCTTCTGCGGAAGCTTCTTCCTCGAATTCTACATCGAGGTATCAAGGAATCTCCTCTGGCCAGTCCGTGTTTTCTGATTTTCCACCGCCAAATCAGCCTCTTCCGCCGCCTCCTCCTCAAGCGGAAGCTGCAGCCGCGGCAGCGGTGGGAAAGGAACGGAAAGGTCTTAAGTATCTTGGTTACGCACTCACCTGGGCACTCACTGGTGCTACCGCCGCTACCGGTTACGCAAGTTTTG CTTACACAATGGATGAAGTGAACGAAAAGACTAAGGCGTTCCGAGAATCAGCTAAGAAGACGCCAGTTATTAATTCTTCTGGCATTGAT AAATATCAAACTATGTTGTACTCTACTGCGATGACAG GTTCTGCTAAAGCCATTGATAAGTATTTGGAGCTTAGGGAAATTGTGGAGGAACATGTGAAA GGCTTTGCGGAACCTCCCTCGGAAAAGCTTCTCCCTGATTTGCACCCCGCAGAACAGCATGCATTTACTCTAGTTCTTGATTTGAACGAGACACTGCTTTACACAGACTGGAAG CGAGAAAGGGGGTGGAGGACATTCAAAAGACCAGGTGTGGATGCATTCTTGGAGCATCTTGGGAAATTCTATGAGATTGTCGTGTATACTGATCAGATGGATATG AACTTAGGGCCGATCTGTGAGAAGTTAGACCCAAATCGCGTCATACGTTTTGCGCTGGGAAGAGTCGCTACTAAATATGAGAATGGAAAGCACTATAGG GATCTGTCGAAGCTGAACAGAGATCCGAAGAAGATTCTCTATGTTAGCGGAAATGCCTTTGAAACAACCCTTCAGCCAGAGAATAGCGTGCCAATCAAGCCTTACAAACTTGAAGCTGACGACACGGCCCTAGTTGACCTGATACCCTTTCTTGAAT ATGTAGCACGTAACGCTCCAGCTGACATCAGACCGGTTCTAGCCTCTTACGAGAGAAAAGATATTGCCAAAGAGTTCCTTGACAGGTCCATAGAGTATCAAAA GCGAATGCAAGAACAACGGGGACAAGGCCGATTCTGGAGGCGTTAA
- the LOC104778461 gene encoding mitochondrial import inner membrane translocase subunit TIM50 isoform X1, with protein sequence MASIVLRSRILSRLTKPRSRNLRLFSSAEASSSNSTSRYQGISSGQSVFSDFPPPNQPLPPPPPQAEAAAAAAVGKERKGLKYLGYALTWALTGATAATGYASFAYTMDEVNEKTKAFRESAKKTPVINSSGIDVIDKYQTMLYSTAMTGSAKAIDKYLELREIVEEHVKGFAEPPSEKLLPDLHPAEQHAFTLVLDLNETLLYTDWKRERGWRTFKRPGVDAFLEHLGKFYEIVVYTDQMDMNLGPICEKLDPNRVIRFALGRVATKYENGKHYRDLSKLNRDPKKILYVSGNAFETTLQPENSVPIKPYKLEADDTALVDLIPFLEYVARNAPADIRPVLASYERKDIAKEFLDRSIEYQKRMQEQRGQGRFWRR encoded by the exons ATGGCGTCTATAGTTCTTCGATCTCGTATTTTGTCAAGATTGACGAAGCCTAGATCTCGTAACCTGAGATTATTCTCTTCTGCGGAAGCTTCTTCCTCGAATTCTACATCGAGGTATCAAGGAATCTCCTCTGGCCAGTCCGTGTTTTCTGATTTTCCACCGCCAAATCAGCCTCTTCCGCCGCCTCCTCCTCAAGCGGAAGCTGCAGCCGCGGCAGCGGTGGGAAAGGAACGGAAAGGTCTTAAGTATCTTGGTTACGCACTCACCTGGGCACTCACTGGTGCTACCGCCGCTACCGGTTACGCAAGTTTTG CTTACACAATGGATGAAGTGAACGAAAAGACTAAGGCGTTCCGAGAATCAGCTAAGAAGACGCCAGTTATTAATTCTTCTGGCATTGATGTGATTGAT AAATATCAAACTATGTTGTACTCTACTGCGATGACAG GTTCTGCTAAAGCCATTGATAAGTATTTGGAGCTTAGGGAAATTGTGGAGGAACATGTGAAA GGCTTTGCGGAACCTCCCTCGGAAAAGCTTCTCCCTGATTTGCACCCCGCAGAACAGCATGCATTTACTCTAGTTCTTGATTTGAACGAGACACTGCTTTACACAGACTGGAAG CGAGAAAGGGGGTGGAGGACATTCAAAAGACCAGGTGTGGATGCATTCTTGGAGCATCTTGGGAAATTCTATGAGATTGTCGTGTATACTGATCAGATGGATATG AACTTAGGGCCGATCTGTGAGAAGTTAGACCCAAATCGCGTCATACGTTTTGCGCTGGGAAGAGTCGCTACTAAATATGAGAATGGAAAGCACTATAGG GATCTGTCGAAGCTGAACAGAGATCCGAAGAAGATTCTCTATGTTAGCGGAAATGCCTTTGAAACAACCCTTCAGCCAGAGAATAGCGTGCCAATCAAGCCTTACAAACTTGAAGCTGACGACACGGCCCTAGTTGACCTGATACCCTTTCTTGAAT ATGTAGCACGTAACGCTCCAGCTGACATCAGACCGGTTCTAGCCTCTTACGAGAGAAAAGATATTGCCAAAGAGTTCCTTGACAGGTCCATAGAGTATCAAAA GCGAATGCAAGAACAACGGGGACAAGGCCGATTCTGGAGGCGTTAA
- the LOC104778462 gene encoding zinc transporter 11-like — MSRPLLIVFFLFLVLVVPCLSHGTGADHDDDEAPPVKSSSDLKSKSLISVKIGCLVIIFVLTFISGISPYFLKWSEGFLVLGTQFAGGVFLATALMHFLSDADETFRDLLTAEGESEPSPAYPFAYMLACAGFLLTMLADSVIAHIYSKKTQRDLELQGGEDKSRQTSATSETSVGDSILLIVALCFHSVFEGIAIGISETKSDAWRALWTITLHKIFAAIAMGIALLRMIPDRPLFSSVTYSFAFAISSPIGVAIGIVIDATTQGSVADWLFAVSMSLACGVFVYVSVNHLLAKGYTPNKKVHVDEPRYKFLAVLFGIVVIAIVMIWDT; from the exons ATGTCTCGTCCTCttctcatcgtcttcttcctctttcttgtCTTGGTCGTCCCTTGTCTCTCCCATGGAACCGGAGCAGACCACGACGACGATGAGGCCCCGCCCGTTAAGAGTAGTTCTGATCTCAAATCAAAATCCTTAATCTCTGTCAAAATAGGTTGCCTTGTCATCATCTTTGTCCTCACGTTCATAAGCGGAATATCTCCTTATTTCTTGAAATGGAGTGAAGGGTTTTTGGTTCTTGGAACACAATTCGCCGGAGGAGTGTTTCTTGCAACCGCCTTGATGCATTTCTTGTCAGATGCTGATGAGACGTTTCGGGATTTGTTGACGGCTGAAGGAGAGTCGGAGCCTTCTCCGGCCTACCCATTTGCATATATGTTGGCTTGTGCTGGTTTTCTGCTGACAATGCTTGCTGATTCTGTCATCGCTCATATCTACTCAAAGAAGACCCAAAGGGATTTGGAGCTTCAAG GAGGAGAAGACAAATCGAGACAGACGTCAGCAACAAGTGAAACATCCGTCGGAGATAGCATTCTATTGATCGTAGCCCTCTGTTTCCACTCTGTTTTCGAAGGCATAGCAATTGGGATCTCAGAGACAAAATCAGATGCTTGGAGAGCTCTATGGACAATAACACTCCACAAGATATTTGCAGCGATCGCCATGGGAATTGCTCTCCTCCGTATGATCCCTGACCGTCCTTTATTCTCCTCAGTCACATATTCTTTCGCATTCGCCATCTCTAGCCCAATCGGTGTAGCGATCGGGATAGTCATCGATGCAACCACTCAAGGGTCGGTCGCTGATTGGTTATTCGCGGTTTCGATGAGCTTGGCGTGTGGGGTTTTCGTGTATGTGTCAGTGAATCATTTGTTGGCAAAAGGGTATACACCAAACAAGAAGGTTCATGTCGATGAGCCTCGTTATAAGTTTTTAGCTGTGTTGTTTGGAATTGTTGTCATCGCCATTGTTATGATATGGGACacttga
- the LOC104778463 gene encoding DNA-dependent metalloprotease WSS1-like has protein sequence MNLGDLNKVWEVKALKKKTRADEATKILEKVANQVQPIMTRRKWRVKLLSEFCPKNPRLLGVNVNRGVQVKLRLRRVNHDGDFLSYHEVLDTMLHELCHNAHGPHNASFYKLWDELRKECEELMSKGITGTGQGFDVPGKRLGGVSRQPPLSSLRATAASAAEKRVRAGTLLPSGPHRLGGDSNIMSDLSPIQAAAMAAERRLNDDIWCGSQSTEGLEDEENDSETCKEPISERVDCTSSIAKSVKRCNSWSNASFGPQCGSDVIDLTEETPETRCTKRSCSSGDQGPSCSKDEPNFGFMNSSVTFPSTSHDANHNREEPSMWECAECTLLNPSLALICELCTALKPKERGMKHKVWTCKFCTLENEVKLEKCEACGQWRYSYGAPLSTGAPNVGT, from the exons ATGAATTTGGGGGATTTGAACAAAGTCTGGGAAGTTAAGGctctgaagaagaaaactagaGCAGATGAAGCCACGAAGATTTTGGAGAAGGTAGCGAATCAAGTTCAACCCATTATGACTAGACGAAAATGGCGTGTCAAGCTTCTCTCTGAATTCTG CCCAAAAAATCCAAGGCTATTGGGGGTGAATGTAAATAGAGGCGTGCAAGTGAAACTGAGGCTTCGGAGGGTAAACCATGATGGAGATTTTTTATCGTACCATGAAGTTCTTGACACCATGCTCCATGAGCTTTGCCACAACGCCCATGGTCCTCATAATGCAAGTTTCTATAAGCTTTGGGATGAACTGCGAAAG GAATGTGAGGAGTTGATGTCAAAGGGTATAACAGGGACAGGGCAAGGATTTGATGTTCCTGGTAAACGTTTGGGTGGAGTTTCTCGTCAGCCTCCTCTCTCATCTCTCCGAGCAACTGCAGCTTCAGCAGCAGAAAAAAGAGTGCGTGCCGGTACTCTTTTACCCTCAGGACCCCATCGTCTTGGTGGTGATAGCAACATTATGTCAGATCTTAGTCCAATTCAGGCTGCTGCAATGGCTGCAGAAAGGCGTTTAAATGATGATATTTGGTGTGGTTCCCAATCCACAGAGGGTTTAGAAGACGAAGAGAATGATAGTGAAACTTGTAAGGAACCCATTTCCGAAAGAGTAGATTGCACAAGCTCGATTGCAAAATCAGTAAAAAGATGTAATAGCTGGTCCAATGCCAGCTTTGGCCCTCAGTGTGGATCAGATGTTATTGATTTGACGGAGGAAACACCTGAAACAAGATGTACTAAAAGAAGTTGCAGCTCAGGTGATCAAGGTCCTTCTTGTTCCAAAGATGAACCGAACTTTGGTTTCATGAATTCATCAGTAACTTTTCCTTCCACAAGCCATGATGCAAACCACAACAGAGAAGAACCTTCAATGTGGGAGTGTGCAGAATGCACCTTATTGAACCCG TCATTAGCTCTAATATGTGAGCTATGCACTGCCCTAAAGCCAAAGGAAAGGGGGATGAAACACAAGGTTTGGACTTGCAAATTCTGCACACTTGAAAATGAGGTGAAGTTAGAGAAATGTGAGGCTTGTGGTCAGTGGAGATACTCTTATGGAGCACCACTGTCAACAGGTGCTCCTAATGTTGGCACTTGA